From a region of the Toxotes jaculatrix isolate fToxJac2 chromosome 7, fToxJac2.pri, whole genome shotgun sequence genome:
- the bmp3 gene encoding bone morphogenetic protein 3, which yields MVCLFGVRGHFWKRARFSTAVIFSCCYLRFGSSMALYSRFVVVLLYGWSYLCVGYCAMLKTDNIPERRKVDFMHSVDKKNPAMEDQDLLLQDTMTEHMQMLYAKYNRAGFPFKDGNTVRSFKAHWGTINKKQLQIFNLTSLTKSEDVLSATLHYYIGDLQNSTQGCSRSKSCGRHGPRRHSHIHMVIWSFASVDNKMRTLGHFRINVSTLYRDFISWQWKDITRVVNQAKHHDELLIGIDVASQGPQPWKKLLSDRSPYILVYANDSAISEPESVVATLQRHHSVGGEGSTSQGFQKLGLRERNNTEQEQPQPRHKRSVNVLLPLQNNELPGPEYPYETTGWDETSPYEPFENKQARRPRKKTRKNQRHKMPLLQFDEQTIKKARKKQWNEPRNCARRYLKVDFADIGWSEWIISPKSFDAYYCSGSCQFPMPKALKPSNHATIQSIVRAVGVVPGIPEPCCVPEKMSSLSILFFDEDKNVVLKVYPNMTVDSCACR from the exons ATGGTATGTCTTTTTGGAGTTAGGGGCCACTTCTGGAAACGTGCTAGGTTTTCCACAGCTGTTATTTTTTCCTGTTGCTACCTTCGCTTTGGCTCAAGCATGGCTCTCTACTCTCGGTTTGTGGTCGTGCTGCTTTACGGATGGAGTTATCTGTGCGTTGGATACTGCGCGATGCTGAAGACAGATAACATCCCAGAGAGACGGAAGGTGGATTTTATGCATTCGGTGGATAAAAAGAACCCAGCAATGGAAGATCAGGATCTGCTTTTACAGGATACAATGACGGAACACATGCAGATGCTTTACGCGAAGTACAACCGGGCTGGATTTCCGTTCAAGGATGGCAACACGGTCCGCAGTTTCAAAGCGCACTGGG GTACTATAAACAAGAAGCAGCTGCAGATTTTCAACCTCACCTCCCTCACTAAGTCGGAAGATGTTCTGTCAGCCACTCTTCATTATTACATCGGAGACCTTCAGAACAGCACCCAGGGCTGTTCCAGATCCAAAAGCTGTGGCCGCCATGGCCCCCGGAGGCACAGCCACATCCACATGGTCATCTGGAGCTTTGCCTCTGTGGATAACAAGATGAGGACTCTCGGACATTTTCGGATCAATGTGTCCACCCTCTACAGGGACTTCATTTCTTGGCAGTGGAAGGACATAACGCGTGTGGTCAACCAGGCCAAACACCACGATGAGCTGCTTATTGGGATCGACGTGGCTTCACAAGGGCCCCAGCCGTGGAAGAAGCTCCTGTCAGACCGCTCACCCTATATCTTGGTCTACGCCAATGACTCTGCCATTTCAGAACCCGAGAGTGTGGTAGCCACTCTCCAGAGACACCATTcagtgggaggagagggctcCACTTCACAGGGCTTCCAGAAACTGGGACTGCGTGAGCGAAACAACACTGAACAAGAACAGCCACAACCCAGGCACAAGCGCTCGGTGAACGTTCTGCTCCCGTTGCAAAACAATGAACTTCCTGGGCCCGAGTATCCGTACGAAACGACCGGGTGGGATGAGACGAGTCCATACGAACCTTTTGAAAACAAGCAGGCCCGTCGGCCGCGTAAAAAGACACGCAAAAATCAGCGGCACAAGATGCCCTTGCTGCAGTTCGATGAGCAGACGATTAAAAAGGCGCGAAAGAAGCAGTGGAACGAGCCCAGGAACTGTGCACGGAGGTACCTGAAAGTGGACTTTGCTGACATTGGATGGAGTGAATGGATTATATCACCGAAGTCATTTGACGCCTACTACTGCTCAGGGTCCTGCCAGTTCCCAATGCCAAAG GCTCTGAAGCCCTCTAACCACGCCACAATCCAGAGCATAGTACGGGCAGTGGGTGTTGTCCCAGGCATCCCTGAGCCGTGCTGCGTCCCAGAAAAGATGTCTTCCCTCAGCATCCTCTTCTTTGACGAGGACAAGAACGTGGTGCTGAAAGTCTACCCCAACATGACTGTAGATTCCTGCGCCTgtagatag